GGATAGCTACATCCCAGGTATATAACATTTGCTCTTTGTTGAGAACGACAATCAGACATTGTTTCAAGAACACAAAAGAAATCCCACCTAATGTTGACATAATGGATCAACACAGCCTCATTGTTGAACTTCGAGAATTCTTAAAAGGACGAAGCTGCTTGGTTGTTATTGATGATGTCTGGGATCATGTATGTATTGGTACTATTCTCAAGGCGTTTTCTCACAATGAGCACAGAAACAAAATTATCATAACCACTAGGGAAATTCAGATAGCAAAGTTTGTGGATCAAAGCTATATgattcaaatggaaaaattagaGGAGAGTGAAGCATGGGACCTTTTCTGCAGAAAGGCTTTCCTAAATGAGAAAGAAAAGTCATGTCCTGAAGAGTTAGTCGGTATTGCAAAGGATATTATGAAGTGGTGTTGTGGTCTACAATTAGCCCTAGTTACTATGGGTGGACTCCTGTCCCtgagagaaaaaaacaatagCGAATGGAAACGTGTCTACAACAACTTGCTTTGCAGTTTTGACAATGATCCAGGCCTTAATCATTTGAAACATGTGCTCAACCTTAGCTACCGTTATCTACCAGAATATCTCAAAGATTGCTTTCTGTTCTGCAGCATATTCCTAGAGAACAGTATGATCAAGCGGAAGCACCTGATAAGACTTTGGATTGCAGAAGGCTTTGTGGAGGACAGGGCAGGAACTACGATGGAAGAGCTAGCGCATGATTACTTATCAGAACTCATTCGTCGAGGAATGTTGCAGGTCATGAAGAGGAACGAGAATGGCAGGGTGAAGCACTGTCGGATGCATTGCATCGTACGAGAGGTCACAATCTCGCTATGCAAATCGAGGGGTTTCCACATGATATGGGGCAACAAAGAATCAACATCTGCATATGAGGCACGTCGTTTTGCTATACATGGAATTAATCAGTCCAGTTCCGAAATCCTAACTGATCTACCACATGTACGCACATTCCTTTCGTTTGATGTCACAATGTCTGACACCTTGCTGTCAAGAATAGTATGCAGCTCTAGATATTTGACAGTGTTAGATGTATCAGGGGCATTATTTATCAAGGAAGTTCCGAAACAAGTTGTATCTCTCTTCAACCTGCGTTACTTAGGCTTACGTAGGACTAAGGTGAAGAAGCTTCCTAGTTCTTTGGGAAGGCTTGCAAATCTACAAACACTGGATCTTCATCACAGTTGCATAAGTAGACTGCCCAGTGGAATAACCAAACTAGAAAAGCTTCGACATTTGTTTGTCGAGACAGTGAAGGACTCCAGTTTTCAAAGTCTGAATGCTTGTAGCGGTGTTGGTGCTCCTAGCGGTATATGCAAGCTTAAGTCTTTGCAGACATTGTTCACAATAGAGGCAAGCAAGTGTTTTGTGCAACAGGCAAACAAACTGGTTCAGCTAAAAAGCTTCCGGATCACAAAAGTTAGAGGATCTCATTGCTCAGTGCTGTCTGAGTCAATCAAAAGAATGAAGCAGTTGGTGTACTTAGATATCTTAGCTAGTGACGAGGAGGAAATACTTGACCTGGACATCAGTCCACCGCCAAGCACCCTTGAGAAGCTTTGCCTGAGGGGAAAACTGAATGATTCTAATCTGCACTCTTTCTTCAATTCCTTTTGCAACAATCTCACATGTCTTTTTCTTGGTTGGAGTAGTCTAAGCAGAGACCCCCTCCCATTGTTGTCCCAGATGACAAATCTTGCATTCCTCTGGCTCCAACGGGCATTCGATGGCCCGCAGTTGAGGTTTGTTCTGGGATGGTTCCCAAGATTGAGAAGGCTGCATCTGAAAGACATGGACCATCTTCATTCTTTGGAGATTGAAGAAGGTTCAGTGGTCAGTTTGGAGGTGCTGGAGATGACTGGTCTTAATGAGTTGAATGATATTCCCGGAGGTATTTTCTTTCTGAACAATCTTCAAGAGGTGTACCTCGATTCAATGCACAAGGACTTCATTAACCACCAGAGCGAGGGTGAAAATGTTGAAGATTTCCCAAGATTCATCTACGGCCACAGCCCCAACTTTTGGAGAGGGGAAGATGTGGCATATTGTCACCAATACACATAGAGTTCTTCATCCAAATTTCCACAAACTAGTTCAGACAAGAAACAACCGGTGAGTTTTTACCGCATGATGATGctattatttttcatattcTAACAAGGGTAACACAATCGGGTTACAATGATACACAGTTCCACAAACGTACCTAAACAACTGATTCAATCAGAACTTCAGAAGAGGTAAATGGAGAAAATATAGCAGATAGAATAGAATGAGAGAAAGAACCAGCCATTTCCCTCTCTCTCAGAGTATGTTAGTTATACACGACAAAGAAGCTGTTCTATATACACCAGTGCAATACTTAGAATTCGTCCAGTTGGTTTACTCGTTTTAAATTTCAAGAACATCCCCTGAAGCTGAGatatttatttcaatttttagaattattaaacCACTTCAaacaattctaaaaaaaatcagttctAAAATGGAGGATTTAGAAACTACACAAGTTTGCTCTGTAGtgaaatgaaactaatttatccctcagatttttattttatttttcaaacacAGTGTTTACTggccaatataattatatttcatTTCAATTGTACAAAATTTGTATAGGTTAGAAATACTACCTAGCGCAAGTGATAATTTGTTTCAActtgtttgaaatcatttattgaTTTTATGAAATTTGGAAAGTAGTCCAGACTTTTATTCTGGATACGTCCAAGGTTGAAAGGTTTTTTTGACTTCCGTGAGGTGGAATTTCAAGGTTATGACATAATTAATTTTCCTATTTTTCCAAATATATTGACTGTGGTTTTGATGTGACCTAAGTTACAGAATTTTCCTAGAGGCACAAACGAGAAAAAAATAGTCTAAATCTACACTAATTCAGTCCACACAATGGTCTACCAGACTACCTTTAACGGTCAACACTGCACTACACCAGTGACATTTGACAATGATACAGCTAGTGCACACAGACAGCTATTACAATCGAACCGGTGATCGAACTGTTAGGACACTTGTTCACTGGCTCATTGGTTAAACCGATCAAACAACCGGTTTAAAGCAGTTCAAATAGATGTGTGTTACAGTAGACTCTGTGGAAACAAGGAGGTTTGGGTTCGACTCCTTCAGTTCAGCAGCTTTTTCCTATATTCTCTAACTCCACGTGACGCCCATGCACACTGCAGCTTCTGCTCCTCCAGCGGTCGAACCACCTCCGGTCCAGTTCAATTGGTTTTCACCAGATCGGCCGATGCTGTTCTAATAACTAAGCACACAGACTGATGCTTCCTACTTtaacaattttatttttcatgtttgtaTTCTTCAAAAGTTGATGTGAAATGCCGTTTCTTTTTATGTGATAGAAGTGAAAACCCTTGTATATAAAATCTATTTGATATAGACAATTGAGATTAAAGGCCTCCATACCCTAACCCCGATCGAGGGATAGTTTGAGCACCAGATAGCAGAAAGGAGATGAACCTCCTCTCTTCAATAGAAATAGCAATGCTCCCACTAATTCTCGTGGCTTTACTACAGACACCTCTGGCAACTGCATCTGTGAGAAGGCAAGGGTCAATCACAGCCTCCCGTCCATGGCGATGCTTGTGCCAGCTGCCCCAAGAGTTGCGGGAACCTGAGCATCCACTACCCATTTGGCATCGGAGCAGGCTGTTCTGGCAGCCCGACTTATCTTACCTGCGACCACTGCTGGAGATGCATCGGAGAAAGAGGCATTAGTGTTGGTTGGTAACCCTTTTTTTAGTCCTGTTGTGTAATCGGTATTTTTAGTCCTAATTATACAATGTAGAATTAAAAACTATCTTTAAtaccggttggtgttattaaccggtactaaagataattttttattttttttactgatggTTGTTTgctgtacatatatgtatgtatgtatgtactccctttgtttcatattataagactttttctagcattgcatatatttatatgatgttaattattctagatatatataaatttattaacatatatataaatgtgaatAATGTTATAAAGTATTATATAATATGaaagtatgtatgtatgtagatAGGTACATACATATATCTGCATCCATGTTCTTCATTCTCTCCATGACCGGGTGGTGTTCGTCGACTCTTCTTATCTTGGTCAACGCCTCGCCACCGGACGGGCCCTCACCCTCCATGCGCCCGTCGCTGGCGGCGtcgctgctcccgccgccgtagCAGGAAATCCGGCGACGTCCAGAGGAGGCGCCACGATTGACGCTGCTGGTCGGTCGGCTGTGTCACAGCaagtgcagctagctagctagcgtccGATGATTTTCCTTTAGAGATCAACAGAAGACACAGAGGTATGTTTGTGGTTGCTCTCATCATCGCCCGTGGCAAACATACGCGCGCGTCTGAATACATGAGAAGCTAGCATATGCATGCCATGGCGATCGAGCTCGCGTCAGATTGCatcgaggaagaagaggaagccgCGGCAGCCCACACTGCCTCGTCTTCTCACCCGCCACTGCGCCGCCCCTCCACATGctgaccgccgccgcggccccagcagcgccggcgaggtcgtcgcagCGTCGTCAAAGGTTTGGATATGGCCATGAGCCCATGAGCTTGTCTTTTTTGCCCGGAATGACCGCAATGTAATTAAGATAGGTAATGTAATTAAGATAGGAAGAAAAATGTTATAAGAAAAGTTTTACATCGATAACTGGCTATCGAGGAAGGATATGCACCAGAGCACACGCCCCGAACCATGTGTCAACCGCCCAAACACACGCTACCGAGAGGGAAACCAATCACCGAATCGGCCATCGCTATGCGAGACCGACCGCCACCAGGCCAACAACACCACCACGACACGAAGACTCAAAAACGACGCCCTCACGAGGGTTGCGACGCCGAAAGATACCGTCGTCATCCGTCCAAAGAACTGGACTAGGTTTTCACCCAGAGATCCTTGCCAAGAGAGGAGGGGTATCTCAACAATGCCCTCAGTAGGGTTACCACGACCGAAGGCGTAGTCACTGTTGGCCCAAAGAAATTGGGCTAAGCTTTCACTCGGAACCCCTACCGCCGTGGTCTGTTGCCCAATCCGAATCCACCATCTAAACATCGGTGGCACATGGCTTCCGCCACACCCGACCGACACCTCTCCGCCGGCCAACTTCTAGTCCTGCCAACAACAAGACTGCCACCACACCACACCGACGCCCCGCCGTCGGCCAACTTCATCGAACCACCATCCCTGAAAGCTGGCCTACGACCCCTCTGTTCCACCACCTGccggcggcctcctcgccaAATATGGCCAAAGGAGAACACGGGACTAGGTGGCGTTGCTTCGGCAGCCTGAGCTTCCCCCGCTGATAAGCTGCCGCCTCAATCCAGCCTAAAAACTTCCCACAAAGAAGGGGGGAGGAGCTCTAGGGTGAGGGTGCCGATCGGCAACGAGGAAGACGACCCACCGCCACCAGCTCCCTTTGCACTACCATCTAGGCCTGCACCGACATCGGAAACGCGGTCGCTCTGGCTCCGGCGCCACCCGCCAGCGCCCCCTTTGTCCGACCTCCTTGCCCCACCtagcgcgccgcgccgcccacctGGCCGCACCTCCAGGCCAGCCGCACGCCTTGCTCGGCCAAGCCTCATGCGCGTGCAAGCCTCTGCTGCGGCTGCCACCGCGGCCTCCGCGAGCACCGGCCTCCGCTgtcaccaccaccgcagccAGCCGCCACCGTGTCCTCCACGTGCGCCGGCCTCCTTCGCCGGCTGCCGCCAGCTGCCagacgccgccacctccacctcccgtCGTCGCCACCCGAGAACGGCTTACTCCGGCGTGGAGTCGCCAGATCCACCCGCGGAGAGGCCGGAtctggccgcggcggcgccggatccgccaccTCCATGCCACGTCTTCAACCTCCGCTCCGCGCACCGGCCTGCCTTCCACGCGCAGAGACAGGGCGCCGTTGAGGTTtggcctcgccaccgccatcctGGCTGGCCGCTCGGTTCTTCAGCGGCGCGCTCCGGTGGCagcgaggggagggagaggaggagagagtggcggtggcggcgctatGTTTTCCCCAGAGTCGCCCGCGCGTGGGCGACGTGGGGGCAACGCGTGGGTTCGGACTTCTCAGCGATGAGCTTGTCTCAGCGCCATcgccattttttttcctctatatttttttcaagagCTATTTGGATTTTCCTTTGCTGCAGT
This window of the Oryza sativa Japonica Group chromosome 4, ASM3414082v1 genome carries:
- the LOC136356175 gene encoding uncharacterized protein; the encoded protein is MRVQASAAAATAASASTGLRCHHHRSQPPPCPPRAPASFAGCRQLPDAATSTSRRRHPRTAYSGVESPDPPAERPDLAAAAPDPPPPCHVFNLRSAHRPAFHAQRQGAVEMGKRQHRARALAGGGGANGGKNAATQIGGEGSDVRVLQAAAAQMGKKGAAHVCITGGSSTDVKKTVAAQMGKKEATTHA